A region of Ictidomys tridecemlineatus isolate mIctTri1 chromosome 4, mIctTri1.hap1, whole genome shotgun sequence DNA encodes the following proteins:
- the LOC144376733 gene encoding olfactory receptor 5B12-like — MENISEVTEFILVGLTDALELQVPLFILFTLIYLITLVGNLGMILLILLDSRLHTPMYFLLSHLSLVDCIYSSAVTPKVMAGFLTGDKIISYHACAAQMFFFAAFVTVESFLLASMALDRHAAVCKPLHYTTTMTSTVCVLMVTASYACGLLQASVHVAFTFHLSFCRSNVINHFFCDIPPLLALSCSNIYTNEIVLFVLAAFNIFFTLLIILSSYLFILVAILRMHSSEGQKKAFSTCGSHLTAVSIFYGTIAFMYLQPNSSHSMDTDKIASVFYMMIIPMLNPLVYSLRNKEVNSAFRKVVGKAKSSLGFVN; from the coding sequence ATGGAGAATATCTCAGAGGTGACAGAATTTATTCTGGTGGGGTTAACAGATGCCCTAGAGCTACAGGTCCCCTTGTTTATTCTCTTCACCCTCATCTACCTCATCACTCTGGTTGGGAACCTGGGCATGATCCTGTTGATCCTGCTGGACTCCCGTCtccacactcccatgtacttTCTCCTCAGTCACCTGTCTCTGGTGGACTGCATTTATTCTTCAGCTGTCACTCCCAAGGTCATGGCGGGTTTTCTCACAGGAGATAAGATCATTTCCTACCATGCTTGTGCAGCCCAGATGTTCTTCTTTGCAGCCTTTGTCACTGTTGAGAGTTTCCTGCTGGCCTCGATGGCCTTGGATCGCCATGCAGCCGTGTGTAAGCCCCTGCACTACACCACCACCATGACGAGCACTGTGTGTGTCCTGATGGTCACCGCCTCCTATGCCTGTGGGCTTCTGCAGGCTTCTGTCCATGTAGCCTTCACGTTCCATCTCTCCTTCTGTCGTTCCAATGTGATCAATCACTTTTTCTGTGACATTCCCCCACTTCTGGCCCTTTCTTGCTCTAATATCTACACAAACGAGATAGTGCTCTTTGTGCTGGcagctttcaatatttttttcactctCTTGATCATCTTGAGCTCTTACCTGTTCATTTTGGTTGCTATCCTGAGGATGCATTCGTCTGAAGGGCAgaagaaggccttctccacctgtgggtcCCACCTCACAGCTGTTTCCATCTTCTATGGAACCATCGCCTTCATGTACCTACAGCCAAATTCCAGTCACTCCATGGACACAGATAAAATCGCGTCTGTGTTCTACATGATGATcatccccatgctgaacccccTGGTCTACAGCTTGAGGAACAAAGAGGTCAACAGTGCATTCAGGAAGGTTGTTGGAAAAGCAAAGTCCTCACTGGGATTCgtcaattaa